The following proteins are co-located in the Macadamia integrifolia cultivar HAES 741 chromosome 3, SCU_Mint_v3, whole genome shotgun sequence genome:
- the LOC122073826 gene encoding uncharacterized protein LOC122073826 isoform X3 yields the protein MRTYGYGVCAPQPHASCSSLERVGRSTMAAGVCLISSALSRPRAFLPANSTQVAVKEEQQSLRSSPSKVQTTRRNVSLLSLLAVIPSLYQPLSASAFSIGFSGPKEWLKEQKKKASKFLLAPIDASRESLHRVYLLLIQGLLRSAARDCVPQERNSFVSFQSNTGVEVCTFRLLVNNASSLLENKNPVKLETEAMLDDLISSFTFLNGVIGKTDIQLASNRQKVADALMNTLSSLDKFEQGIKDCLEI from the exons ATGAGGACATATGGATATGGTGTTTGCGCTCCCCAACCCCATGCGTCGTGTTCGTCGTTGGAAAGAGTCGGAAGATCCACAATGGCTGCCGGAGTCTGCCTTATCTCATCTGCACTCAGCCGCCCCCGCGCGTTCCTTCCTGCCAATTCAACCCAGGTGGCGGTGAAAGAAGAGCAGCAATCGCTTCGAAGCTCTCCATCTAAAGTCCAAACTACTCGCCGAAACGTTTCTTTACTGTCACTGCTCGCTGTAATCCCCTCGCTTTATCAGCCCCTTTCCGCCTCCGCATTCTCCATCGGATTCT CAGGACCCAAGGAATGGCTGAaagagcagaagaagaaagcttcaaaattcctcttggccCCTATTGATGCCTCACGAGAGAGCCTCCACCGTGTCTACCTTCTATTAA TTCAGGGATTACTTAGGTCTGCTGCAAGGGACTGTGTTCCACAGGAGAGGAATTCGTTCGTGTCGTTTCAATCTAATACGGGAGTTGAG GTATGCACATTTAGGTTGCTTGTGAATAATGCATCTTCATTACTTGAAAATAAGAATCCTGTAAAGTTGGAAACTGAAGCTATGCTGGATGATCTTATAAG TTCTTTTACCTTCCTTAATGGTGTGATTGGCAAAACCGATATTCAACTTGCCTCTAACAG ACAAAAGGTTGCAGATGCACTCATGAATACGTTATCTTCTCTGGATAAGTTTGAACAGGGTATTAAGGATTGTCTTGAGATCTGA
- the LOC122072690 gene encoding DUF21 domain-containing protein At1g47330-like isoform X2 has protein sequence MAANVQCCDSKFALYLLVIVGLVCFAGLMAGLTLGLMSLGLVDLEVLRKSGRPKDRIYAEKIFPVVKRQHLLLCTLLIGNSLAMEALPIFMDALVPPWAAVVISVTLILMFGEILPQAVCTRYGMAVGAWLAPLVRVLLLLFFPVAYPISKAGKGGDLTHDETTIIAGALEMTAKTAKDAMTPISNAFLLDLDDILDLETLNTIMTKGHSRVPIYTGNPSNIIGVILVKNLLTVDPEDAVPLRKMLIRRIPRVSENMPLYDILNEFQKGHSHIAVVVKHLNETKETPKKSKEEQNMESKVKNRKQSAPPGTTTLNEGVARKDGDQKLTNRPATIPVLKKGHRGCSHCILDLGNAPLPDIPPNQEVVGVIAMEDVIEELLQEEILDETDEYIDIHNRIKVNMQASQGKGPNAASLDPNTALPSIACTSMPTLQRL, from the exons ATGGCAGCGAATGTTCAGTGTTGTGATTCGAAGTTCGCTCTGTACTTGTTGGTGATCGTAGGCCTGGTGTGTTTCGCCGGTCTGATGGCGGGTCTTACCCTCGGTCTCATGTCTCTTGGCCTTGTCGACCTCGAAGTCCTCCGCAAGTCTGGCCGTCCTAAGGACCGCATCTATGCCG AAAAAATATTTCCGGTGGTTAAGAGGCAACATCTCTTACTATGTACGCTGTTGATTGGAAACTCTTTGGCAATGGAG GCTCTTCCTATTTTCATGGACGCGCTTGTTCCTCCTTGGGCAGCAGTAGTGATATCGGTGACTTTGATCCTCATGTTTGGAGAG ATATTGCCACAGGCAGTCTGTACGCGTTATGGCATGGCAGTGGGAGCATGGTTGGCACCCCTTGTCCGTGTCCTTCTTTTGCTGTTCTTCCCTGTCGCTTACCCAATTAGTAAG GCTGGAAAAGGTGGAGACCTAACACATGATGAGACTACCATCATTGCCGGTGCTCTTGAAATGACGGCAAAGACTGCAAAAGATGCTATGACGCCCATTTCCAACGCGTTCTTGCTGGATCTGGATGATATCCTTGATTT GGAGACATTGAATACGATAATGACAAAGGGTCATAGTAGAGTTCCTATATACACGGGGAATCCAAGTAACATAATTGGAGTTATCTtg GTAAAGAATCTGTTGACAGTTGATCCAGAAGATGCAGTTCCTTTGAGAAAAATGCTCATAAGAAGAATTCCAAG GGTTTCAGAAAACATGCCTCTTTATGATATTCTGAATGAATTTCAGAAGGGTCACAGCCACATAGCTGTTGTAGTGAAGCATCTTAATGAGACAAAAGAGACACcgaagaaaagtaaagaggagcaGAATATGGAGAGTAAGGTGAAAAATAGGAAGCAGAGTGCCCCACCTGGCACAACAACGTTAAATGAAG GTGTAGCCAGGAAGGATGGAGATCAGAAGTTAACAAATCGCCCTGCAACTATTCCAGTCTTAAAAAAGGGGCATAGAGGTTGTTCACATTGCATTCTGGATCTTGGTAATGCTCCCCTTCCAGATATCCCACCCAATCAAGAGGTTGTTGGTGTGATTGCTATGGAGGATGTGATTGAAGAACTTCTACAG GAGGAGATATTGGATGAAACTGATGAATACATCGACATTCACAACAG GATAAAGGTTAACATGCAAGCATCTCAAGGAAAAGGGCCTAATGCGGCATCTCTAGATCCTAATACTGCTTTACCATCAATTGCTTGCACATCTATGCCGACACTGCAACGTTTGTGA
- the LOC122073826 gene encoding uncharacterized protein LOC122073826 isoform X4, giving the protein MRTYGYGVCAPQPHASCSSLERVGRSTMAAGVCLISSALSRPRAFLPANSTQVAVKEEQQSLRSSPSKVQTTRRNVSLLSLLAVIPSLYQPLSASAFSIGFSGPKEWLKEQKKKASKFLLAPIDASRESLHRVYLLLTASDFDYLSVDLGEVQGLLRSAARDCVPQERNSFVSFQSNTGVEVCTFRLLVNNASSLLENKNPVKLETEAMLDDLISSFTFLNGVIGKTDIQLASNRGCLYHS; this is encoded by the exons ATGAGGACATATGGATATGGTGTTTGCGCTCCCCAACCCCATGCGTCGTGTTCGTCGTTGGAAAGAGTCGGAAGATCCACAATGGCTGCCGGAGTCTGCCTTATCTCATCTGCACTCAGCCGCCCCCGCGCGTTCCTTCCTGCCAATTCAACCCAGGTGGCGGTGAAAGAAGAGCAGCAATCGCTTCGAAGCTCTCCATCTAAAGTCCAAACTACTCGCCGAAACGTTTCTTTACTGTCACTGCTCGCTGTAATCCCCTCGCTTTATCAGCCCCTTTCCGCCTCCGCATTCTCCATCGGATTCT CAGGACCCAAGGAATGGCTGAaagagcagaagaagaaagcttcaaaattcctcttggccCCTATTGATGCCTCACGAGAGAGCCTCCACCGTGTCTACCTTCTATTAA CGGcaagtgattttgattatttgagCGTGGACTTGGGAGAAGTTCAGGGATTACTTAGGTCTGCTGCAAGGGACTGTGTTCCACAGGAGAGGAATTCGTTCGTGTCGTTTCAATCTAATACGGGAGTTGAG GTATGCACATTTAGGTTGCTTGTGAATAATGCATCTTCATTACTTGAAAATAAGAATCCTGTAAAGTTGGAAACTGAAGCTATGCTGGATGATCTTATAAG TTCTTTTACCTTCCTTAATGGTGTGATTGGCAAAACCGATATTCAACTTGCCTCTAACAG AGGATGTTTGTATCATTCTTGA
- the LOC122072690 gene encoding DUF21 domain-containing protein At1g47330-like isoform X1 — translation MAANVQCCDSKFALYLLVIVGLVCFAGLMAGLTLGLMSLGLVDLEVLRKSGRPKDRIYAEKIFPVVKRQHLLLCTLLIGNSLAMEALPIFMDALVPPWAAVVISVTLILMFGEILPQAVCTRYGMAVGAWLAPLVRVLLLLFFPVAYPISKFLDWMLGEGHAVLLRRAELKTFVDFHGNEAGKGGDLTHDETTIIAGALEMTAKTAKDAMTPISNAFLLDLDDILDLETLNTIMTKGHSRVPIYTGNPSNIIGVILVKNLLTVDPEDAVPLRKMLIRRIPRVSENMPLYDILNEFQKGHSHIAVVVKHLNETKETPKKSKEEQNMESKVKNRKQSAPPGTTTLNEGVARKDGDQKLTNRPATIPVLKKGHRGCSHCILDLGNAPLPDIPPNQEVVGVIAMEDVIEELLQEEILDETDEYIDIHNRIKVNMQASQGKGPNAASLDPNTALPSIACTSMPTLQRL, via the exons ATGGCAGCGAATGTTCAGTGTTGTGATTCGAAGTTCGCTCTGTACTTGTTGGTGATCGTAGGCCTGGTGTGTTTCGCCGGTCTGATGGCGGGTCTTACCCTCGGTCTCATGTCTCTTGGCCTTGTCGACCTCGAAGTCCTCCGCAAGTCTGGCCGTCCTAAGGACCGCATCTATGCCG AAAAAATATTTCCGGTGGTTAAGAGGCAACATCTCTTACTATGTACGCTGTTGATTGGAAACTCTTTGGCAATGGAG GCTCTTCCTATTTTCATGGACGCGCTTGTTCCTCCTTGGGCAGCAGTAGTGATATCGGTGACTTTGATCCTCATGTTTGGAGAG ATATTGCCACAGGCAGTCTGTACGCGTTATGGCATGGCAGTGGGAGCATGGTTGGCACCCCTTGTCCGTGTCCTTCTTTTGCTGTTCTTCCCTGTCGCTTACCCAATTAGTAAG TTTCTGGACTGGATGTTGGGTGAGGGGCATGCTGTCCTTTTACGGAGAGCAGAGCTTAAGACATTtgtggattttcatgggaatgaG GCTGGAAAAGGTGGAGACCTAACACATGATGAGACTACCATCATTGCCGGTGCTCTTGAAATGACGGCAAAGACTGCAAAAGATGCTATGACGCCCATTTCCAACGCGTTCTTGCTGGATCTGGATGATATCCTTGATTT GGAGACATTGAATACGATAATGACAAAGGGTCATAGTAGAGTTCCTATATACACGGGGAATCCAAGTAACATAATTGGAGTTATCTtg GTAAAGAATCTGTTGACAGTTGATCCAGAAGATGCAGTTCCTTTGAGAAAAATGCTCATAAGAAGAATTCCAAG GGTTTCAGAAAACATGCCTCTTTATGATATTCTGAATGAATTTCAGAAGGGTCACAGCCACATAGCTGTTGTAGTGAAGCATCTTAATGAGACAAAAGAGACACcgaagaaaagtaaagaggagcaGAATATGGAGAGTAAGGTGAAAAATAGGAAGCAGAGTGCCCCACCTGGCACAACAACGTTAAATGAAG GTGTAGCCAGGAAGGATGGAGATCAGAAGTTAACAAATCGCCCTGCAACTATTCCAGTCTTAAAAAAGGGGCATAGAGGTTGTTCACATTGCATTCTGGATCTTGGTAATGCTCCCCTTCCAGATATCCCACCCAATCAAGAGGTTGTTGGTGTGATTGCTATGGAGGATGTGATTGAAGAACTTCTACAG GAGGAGATATTGGATGAAACTGATGAATACATCGACATTCACAACAG GATAAAGGTTAACATGCAAGCATCTCAAGGAAAAGGGCCTAATGCGGCATCTCTAGATCCTAATACTGCTTTACCATCAATTGCTTGCACATCTATGCCGACACTGCAACGTTTGTGA
- the LOC122072690 gene encoding DUF21 domain-containing protein At1g47330-like isoform X4, whose product MAANVQCCDSKFALYLLVIVGLVCFAGLMAGLTLGLMSLGLVDLEVLRKSGRPKDRIYAEKIFPVVKRQHLLLCTLLIGNSLAMEALPIFMDALVPPWAAVVISVTLILMFGEILPQAVCTRYGMAVGAWLAPLVRVLLLLFFPVAYPISKFLDWMLGEGHAVLLRRAELKTFVDFHGNEAGKGGDLTHDETTIIAGALEMTAKTAKDAMTPISNAFLLDLDDILDLETLNTIMTKGHSRVPIYTGNPSNIIGVILVKNLLTVDPEDAVPLRKMLIRRIPRRVTAT is encoded by the exons ATGGCAGCGAATGTTCAGTGTTGTGATTCGAAGTTCGCTCTGTACTTGTTGGTGATCGTAGGCCTGGTGTGTTTCGCCGGTCTGATGGCGGGTCTTACCCTCGGTCTCATGTCTCTTGGCCTTGTCGACCTCGAAGTCCTCCGCAAGTCTGGCCGTCCTAAGGACCGCATCTATGCCG AAAAAATATTTCCGGTGGTTAAGAGGCAACATCTCTTACTATGTACGCTGTTGATTGGAAACTCTTTGGCAATGGAG GCTCTTCCTATTTTCATGGACGCGCTTGTTCCTCCTTGGGCAGCAGTAGTGATATCGGTGACTTTGATCCTCATGTTTGGAGAG ATATTGCCACAGGCAGTCTGTACGCGTTATGGCATGGCAGTGGGAGCATGGTTGGCACCCCTTGTCCGTGTCCTTCTTTTGCTGTTCTTCCCTGTCGCTTACCCAATTAGTAAG TTTCTGGACTGGATGTTGGGTGAGGGGCATGCTGTCCTTTTACGGAGAGCAGAGCTTAAGACATTtgtggattttcatgggaatgaG GCTGGAAAAGGTGGAGACCTAACACATGATGAGACTACCATCATTGCCGGTGCTCTTGAAATGACGGCAAAGACTGCAAAAGATGCTATGACGCCCATTTCCAACGCGTTCTTGCTGGATCTGGATGATATCCTTGATTT GGAGACATTGAATACGATAATGACAAAGGGTCATAGTAGAGTTCCTATATACACGGGGAATCCAAGTAACATAATTGGAGTTATCTtg GTAAAGAATCTGTTGACAGTTGATCCAGAAGATGCAGTTCCTTTGAGAAAAATGCTCATAAGAAGAATTCCAAG AAGGGTCACAGCCACATAG
- the LOC122073825 gene encoding putative S-adenosyl-L-methionine-dependent methyltransferase Mjls_1072 isoform X1 has protein sequence MGVGELESWGIYLSPISIPSMASQFNSMPLPDMSRKENGQPHEEDSARHELQLSDLLLSDTIRELHETINNEWDSLQRTACQTAAGRALWKHVTHDPLAEVLAGETYLRSLHEKMTRDRLNSAREVSGVILAVRTLWFDAKLEAALNSFNGGDAQVVLLGAGMDARAYRLSYLKGINVFEVDFPELLHMKATLLQAAIGSTNEHEQLKMIAKSLTRVAADIREDDWSEKLQRSGFFPERNTVWVLEGILYYLSHPQALQVLKTIAANCTLTHTVLLADFMNKSSTTLSQSTYHFYSDWPEHLLPSLGFSDVKLSQVGDPDANFGLMHDPLNLFNKIRNLPRSVQIHPDDGTPCNRLYLVQATGSPNHSIP, from the exons ATGGGAGTTGGAGAATTGGAGAGTTGGGGCATTTACCTTTCTCCAATCTCCATCCCCTCTATGGCTTCTCAGTTTAATTCAATGCCCTTACCAGACATGTCCAGGAAAGAGAATGGACAGCCACATGAGGAGGACTCGGCAAGACATGAGCTGCAGCTCTCAGACTTGCTGTTATCAGATACAATTAGAGAACTCCATGAGACCATCAACAATGAATGGGACTCCCTTCAACGTACTGCATGCCAGACGGCGGCCGGGAGAGCCTTGTGGAAGCATGTGACCCATGACCCACTTGCAGAGGTTCTGGCTGGAGAGACCTACCTGAGAAGCCTCCATGAGAAGATGACAAGAGACCGACTCAATAGTGCCCGTGAAGTTTCTGGAGTCATTCTTGCTGTCCGAACCCTCTGGTTTGATGCAAAGCTTGAAGCAGCTCTCAACTCTTTTAATGGTGGAGATGCCCAGGTTGTTCTACTGGGTGCAG GAATGGATGCCAGGGCATACCGTCTGAGCTACTTGAAAGGAATCAATGTTTTTGAGGTTGATTTCCCTGAGCTCCTTCACATGAAGGCCACTCTTCTACAAGCAGCCATAGGATCCACCAATGAACATGAACAACTGAAAATGATAGCTAAATCCCTAACCCGAGTAGCTGCTGATATCAGAGAAGATGACTGGTCCGAAAAGCTTCAAAGATCTGGTTTCTTTCCTGAGAGGAATACAGTTTGGGTTCTTGAAGGGATCCTTTATTACCTCTCCCACCCCCAAGCATTGCAGGTACTGAAGACCATAGCAGCCAATTGCACTTTGACTCACACAGTCCTCCTTGCTGACTTCATGAACAAGTCGTCCACCACACTCTCCCAGTCAACTTACCACTTCTATAGTGACTGGCCTGAACATCTTTTGCCATCTCTTGGATTTTCTGATGTGAAGCTTTCACAGGTTGGAGACCCAGATGCCAATTTTGGACTCATGCATGACCCCCTAAATCTATTCAACAAGATCAGAAACCTGCCCAGGTCAGTCCAAATACACCCAGATGATGGAACTCCATGTAACCGCCTCTACTTGGTGCAGGCCACAGGCTCACCCAACCATAGCATTCCATAG
- the LOC122072690 gene encoding DUF21 domain-containing protein At1g47330-like isoform X3, whose protein sequence is MDALVPPWAAVVISVTLILMFGEILPQAVCTRYGMAVGAWLAPLVRVLLLLFFPVAYPISKFLDWMLGEGHAVLLRRAELKTFVDFHGNEAGKGGDLTHDETTIIAGALEMTAKTAKDAMTPISNAFLLDLDDILDLETLNTIMTKGHSRVPIYTGNPSNIIGVILVKNLLTVDPEDAVPLRKMLIRRIPRVSENMPLYDILNEFQKGHSHIAVVVKHLNETKETPKKSKEEQNMESKVKNRKQSAPPGTTTLNEGVARKDGDQKLTNRPATIPVLKKGHRGCSHCILDLGNAPLPDIPPNQEVVGVIAMEDVIEELLQEEILDETDEYIDIHNRIKVNMQASQGKGPNAASLDPNTALPSIACTSMPTLQRL, encoded by the exons ATGGACGCGCTTGTTCCTCCTTGGGCAGCAGTAGTGATATCGGTGACTTTGATCCTCATGTTTGGAGAG ATATTGCCACAGGCAGTCTGTACGCGTTATGGCATGGCAGTGGGAGCATGGTTGGCACCCCTTGTCCGTGTCCTTCTTTTGCTGTTCTTCCCTGTCGCTTACCCAATTAGTAAG TTTCTGGACTGGATGTTGGGTGAGGGGCATGCTGTCCTTTTACGGAGAGCAGAGCTTAAGACATTtgtggattttcatgggaatgaG GCTGGAAAAGGTGGAGACCTAACACATGATGAGACTACCATCATTGCCGGTGCTCTTGAAATGACGGCAAAGACTGCAAAAGATGCTATGACGCCCATTTCCAACGCGTTCTTGCTGGATCTGGATGATATCCTTGATTT GGAGACATTGAATACGATAATGACAAAGGGTCATAGTAGAGTTCCTATATACACGGGGAATCCAAGTAACATAATTGGAGTTATCTtg GTAAAGAATCTGTTGACAGTTGATCCAGAAGATGCAGTTCCTTTGAGAAAAATGCTCATAAGAAGAATTCCAAG GGTTTCAGAAAACATGCCTCTTTATGATATTCTGAATGAATTTCAGAAGGGTCACAGCCACATAGCTGTTGTAGTGAAGCATCTTAATGAGACAAAAGAGACACcgaagaaaagtaaagaggagcaGAATATGGAGAGTAAGGTGAAAAATAGGAAGCAGAGTGCCCCACCTGGCACAACAACGTTAAATGAAG GTGTAGCCAGGAAGGATGGAGATCAGAAGTTAACAAATCGCCCTGCAACTATTCCAGTCTTAAAAAAGGGGCATAGAGGTTGTTCACATTGCATTCTGGATCTTGGTAATGCTCCCCTTCCAGATATCCCACCCAATCAAGAGGTTGTTGGTGTGATTGCTATGGAGGATGTGATTGAAGAACTTCTACAG GAGGAGATATTGGATGAAACTGATGAATACATCGACATTCACAACAG GATAAAGGTTAACATGCAAGCATCTCAAGGAAAAGGGCCTAATGCGGCATCTCTAGATCCTAATACTGCTTTACCATCAATTGCTTGCACATCTATGCCGACACTGCAACGTTTGTGA
- the LOC122073826 gene encoding uncharacterized protein LOC122073826 isoform X1 — protein sequence MRTYGYGVCAPQPHASCSSLERVGRSTMAAGVCLISSALSRPRAFLPANSTQVAVKEEQQSLRSSPSKVQTTRRNVSLLSLLAVIPSLYQPLSASAFSIGFSGPKEWLKEQKKKASKFLLAPIDASRESLHRVYLLLTASDFDYLSVDLGEVQGLLRSAARDCVPQERNSFVSFQSNTGVEVCTFRLLVNNASSLLENKNPVKLETEAMLDDLISSFTFLNGVIGKTDIQLASNRQKVADALMNTLSSLDKFEQGIKDCLEI from the exons ATGAGGACATATGGATATGGTGTTTGCGCTCCCCAACCCCATGCGTCGTGTTCGTCGTTGGAAAGAGTCGGAAGATCCACAATGGCTGCCGGAGTCTGCCTTATCTCATCTGCACTCAGCCGCCCCCGCGCGTTCCTTCCTGCCAATTCAACCCAGGTGGCGGTGAAAGAAGAGCAGCAATCGCTTCGAAGCTCTCCATCTAAAGTCCAAACTACTCGCCGAAACGTTTCTTTACTGTCACTGCTCGCTGTAATCCCCTCGCTTTATCAGCCCCTTTCCGCCTCCGCATTCTCCATCGGATTCT CAGGACCCAAGGAATGGCTGAaagagcagaagaagaaagcttcaaaattcctcttggccCCTATTGATGCCTCACGAGAGAGCCTCCACCGTGTCTACCTTCTATTAA CGGcaagtgattttgattatttgagCGTGGACTTGGGAGAAGTTCAGGGATTACTTAGGTCTGCTGCAAGGGACTGTGTTCCACAGGAGAGGAATTCGTTCGTGTCGTTTCAATCTAATACGGGAGTTGAG GTATGCACATTTAGGTTGCTTGTGAATAATGCATCTTCATTACTTGAAAATAAGAATCCTGTAAAGTTGGAAACTGAAGCTATGCTGGATGATCTTATAAG TTCTTTTACCTTCCTTAATGGTGTGATTGGCAAAACCGATATTCAACTTGCCTCTAACAG ACAAAAGGTTGCAGATGCACTCATGAATACGTTATCTTCTCTGGATAAGTTTGAACAGGGTATTAAGGATTGTCTTGAGATCTGA
- the LOC122073826 gene encoding uncharacterized protein LOC122073826 isoform X2, which translates to MRTYGYGVCAPQPHASCSSLERVGRSTMAAGVCLISSALSRPRAFLPANSTQVAVKEEQQSLRSSPSKVQTTRRNVSLLSLLAVIPSLYQPLSASAFSIGFSGPKEWLKEQKKKASKFLLAPIDASRESLHRVYLLLTASDFDYLSVDLGEVQGLLRSAARDCVPQERNSFVSFQSNTGVEVCTFRLLVNNASSLLENKNPVKLETEAMLDDLISSFTFLNGVIGKTDIQLASNRDSNHVANSLAWKALSSSCKTV; encoded by the exons ATGAGGACATATGGATATGGTGTTTGCGCTCCCCAACCCCATGCGTCGTGTTCGTCGTTGGAAAGAGTCGGAAGATCCACAATGGCTGCCGGAGTCTGCCTTATCTCATCTGCACTCAGCCGCCCCCGCGCGTTCCTTCCTGCCAATTCAACCCAGGTGGCGGTGAAAGAAGAGCAGCAATCGCTTCGAAGCTCTCCATCTAAAGTCCAAACTACTCGCCGAAACGTTTCTTTACTGTCACTGCTCGCTGTAATCCCCTCGCTTTATCAGCCCCTTTCCGCCTCCGCATTCTCCATCGGATTCT CAGGACCCAAGGAATGGCTGAaagagcagaagaagaaagcttcaaaattcctcttggccCCTATTGATGCCTCACGAGAGAGCCTCCACCGTGTCTACCTTCTATTAA CGGcaagtgattttgattatttgagCGTGGACTTGGGAGAAGTTCAGGGATTACTTAGGTCTGCTGCAAGGGACTGTGTTCCACAGGAGAGGAATTCGTTCGTGTCGTTTCAATCTAATACGGGAGTTGAG GTATGCACATTTAGGTTGCTTGTGAATAATGCATCTTCATTACTTGAAAATAAGAATCCTGTAAAGTTGGAAACTGAAGCTATGCTGGATGATCTTATAAG TTCTTTTACCTTCCTTAATGGTGTGATTGGCAAAACCGATATTCAACTTGCCTCTAACAG gGATTCCAATCATGTGGCAAATTCCTTAGCTTGGAAGGCACTATCAAGTTCGTGTAAGACAGTCTAA
- the LOC122073825 gene encoding putative S-adenosyl-L-methionine-dependent methyltransferase Mjls_1072 isoform X2, with protein sequence MGVGELESWGIYLSPISIPSMASQFNSMPLPDMSRKENGQPHEEDSARHELQLSDLLLSDTIRELHETINNEWDSLQRTACQTAAGRALWKHVTHDPLAEVLAGETYLRSLHEKMTRDRLNSAREVSGVILAVRTLWFDAKLEAALNSFNGGDAQVVLLGAGMDARAYRLSYLKGINVFEVDFPELLHMKATLLQAAIGSTNEHEQLKMIAKSLTRVAADIREDDWSEKLQRSGFFPERNTVWVLEGILYYLSHPQALQVGDPDANFGLMHDPLNLFNKIRNLPRSVQIHPDDGTPCNRLYLVQATGSPNHSIP encoded by the exons ATGGGAGTTGGAGAATTGGAGAGTTGGGGCATTTACCTTTCTCCAATCTCCATCCCCTCTATGGCTTCTCAGTTTAATTCAATGCCCTTACCAGACATGTCCAGGAAAGAGAATGGACAGCCACATGAGGAGGACTCGGCAAGACATGAGCTGCAGCTCTCAGACTTGCTGTTATCAGATACAATTAGAGAACTCCATGAGACCATCAACAATGAATGGGACTCCCTTCAACGTACTGCATGCCAGACGGCGGCCGGGAGAGCCTTGTGGAAGCATGTGACCCATGACCCACTTGCAGAGGTTCTGGCTGGAGAGACCTACCTGAGAAGCCTCCATGAGAAGATGACAAGAGACCGACTCAATAGTGCCCGTGAAGTTTCTGGAGTCATTCTTGCTGTCCGAACCCTCTGGTTTGATGCAAAGCTTGAAGCAGCTCTCAACTCTTTTAATGGTGGAGATGCCCAGGTTGTTCTACTGGGTGCAG GAATGGATGCCAGGGCATACCGTCTGAGCTACTTGAAAGGAATCAATGTTTTTGAGGTTGATTTCCCTGAGCTCCTTCACATGAAGGCCACTCTTCTACAAGCAGCCATAGGATCCACCAATGAACATGAACAACTGAAAATGATAGCTAAATCCCTAACCCGAGTAGCTGCTGATATCAGAGAAGATGACTGGTCCGAAAAGCTTCAAAGATCTGGTTTCTTTCCTGAGAGGAATACAGTTTGGGTTCTTGAAGGGATCCTTTATTACCTCTCCCACCCCCAAGCATTGCAG GTTGGAGACCCAGATGCCAATTTTGGACTCATGCATGACCCCCTAAATCTATTCAACAAGATCAGAAACCTGCCCAGGTCAGTCCAAATACACCCAGATGATGGAACTCCATGTAACCGCCTCTACTTGGTGCAGGCCACAGGCTCACCCAACCATAGCATTCCATAG